Proteins encoded together in one Acidimicrobiia bacterium window:
- a CDS encoding RNA polymerase sigma factor, translating into MTPAVGGTPAFAVADIGHDPDALEAFYRQHLEQVQRFVARRTADPETAADLTADVFLAAIDSSHRYKPDLGSPAGWLYGIARHVVASHHRSAYRRARATARFRAREWLDDEATEHLVARIDAERKARAVVEALADLPEGQRAVVELVAVDGLRLDEAAQALGISPNNARVRYHRARRRLTQTVPSIIEVIS; encoded by the coding sequence ATGACACCCGCAGTAGGAGGGACGCCAGCCTTCGCTGTTGCCGACATCGGGCATGACCCGGACGCTCTCGAGGCGTTTTACCGCCAGCACCTCGAGCAGGTGCAGCGGTTTGTTGCTCGTAGGACTGCCGACCCGGAGACTGCAGCTGACCTCACCGCCGACGTGTTCTTGGCTGCGATTGACAGTTCGCATCGGTATAAGCCCGATTTGGGGAGCCCTGCTGGCTGGCTGTACGGCATCGCTCGCCATGTCGTTGCCAGCCATCACCGTTCCGCTTATCGACGAGCGCGGGCCACCGCCAGATTCCGTGCTCGTGAGTGGCTCGACGACGAAGCTACCGAACACCTGGTTGCCCGGATCGATGCGGAGCGTAAAGCTCGCGCGGTGGTCGAGGCACTGGCGGACCTGCCTGAAGGGCAGCGTGCTGTCGTTGAACTCGTCGCCGTGGACGGGCTCAGACTCGACGAGGCGGCGCAAGCCCTCGGCATTTCGCCCAACAACGCTCGGGTGCGATACCACCGCGCCCGTCGGCGTTTGACCCAAACAGTCCCAAGCATCATCGAGGTGATCTCATGA